The genomic DNA ATGCGGCTGGTTTCCGCGGACATCCGCGCCCGAAGCCGCTGCCGATGCCCGCTTGCCGATGCGCGCCGGGTGCCCCAATGTCGCGGCGATGTCTCCCTTGCGCCGGGTCCACGCGATCACGCTCGACGTCGGCGGCACGCTCATCGAGCCGTGGCCGTCGGTGGGACACGTGTATGCGGAGGTCGCCGCGCAGCACGGCGTGTGGCCGGTGGACGTGGACGAACTGAACCGCCGCTTCGGCGCGGCGTGGCGGGCGCGGCGGGATTTTCACCACACGCCGGCGGAGTGGTTCGACCTGGTCCGGCAGACGTTTGGCACCGAGGCGCGACGGCTGCCCGGAACGTTCTTTCCGGCGGTCTACGCGAGATTCGAGGAACCGGGCGCGTGGCGGCTGTGCCCGGACGCGCTGCCGGCGCTCGACGCGCTCGCTTCGCGCGGCGTGCGCCTGGGTGTGATTTCCAACTGGGACGAGCGGCTCGAACCGCTGCTGCGCGCGCTGCGGCTCCGGTCATTCTTCGAGGTCGTCACGGTGTCTTGCGATGTCGGCTTCACGAAGCCGTCGTCCGTGATCTTCGAGCAGGCGGTGCGCAAGTTCGGGTTGCCGGCGGGCCGCATCCTGCATGTGGGCGATTCCGCGCGCGAGGATGCCGAGGGCGCGAGCGGAGCCGGCTTGCAGGCGCTGCACCTCGACCGCAGCCGAACCACCGCGCCGAAGGACGGCCGCATCGCCGCATTGACGGAACTGGACGGGCTTGTCGGAGTCGCGGCGCCCGCGGGACGGCCGTGAATCACGCACCAAAGCCGAGGAGTTTTCCTTTGACTCCGCCGCGAGTTGGCGGTGCTATTCGCGCACCAATCAACCGCGCCCCGCGCGCATCACACAGCACCGGCCATGAACCTCGACCGACTCCCGCAACTCCTTGCCGCCTCGTGCCTGCTCGCTGCGCCCGCGGCGTTCGCGGCGAACGAAATCCCCGCCGGGCATCGCATCGGGCCGTTCGCCATCGGCGTCCAGGCTTACACGTTTAACCGGTTCAGCGCCTTCGAGGCCATCGAGAAGACGGAGGCCGCCGGCGGCAAGGTCATCGAGTTTTATCCCGGCCAGAGACTCAGCAAGGAGGAGCCGATGGTGAAATGGGGCCACGACGCGAGCGACGAAGTCATCGCCCGCGTGAAGGAGAAACTCGCCCGGCACAAAATCCGCGCCGTGAACTACGGCGTCGTGGCCATCCCGACCGACGAGGCGCAGGCCCGCAAGGTGTTCGAGTTCGCGAAGAAGATGGAACTCTATGCGATCACCACCGAGTCGGACGGCTCGATCGACATGATCGAGAAGCTCGTGAAGGAGTTCGACATCCGCGTGGGTTTTCACGAGCACGCGAAGCGCGCGAACAACCCGAACTACAAGTTGTGGGACCCGAACTACGTGCTCGGACTCGTGAAGGACCGGGACGCGCGCATCGGGGCGTGCGCCGACACCGGCCACTGGGTGACCTCGGGACTGCAGCCCGTGGACTGCCTGCGCATCCTCAAAGGCCGGATCATCAGCCTCCACCTGAAGGAACGTTCTGAAATCGGAAAGCAACTGCCCGACACCATCTTCGGCACGGGCGTCTCGAACATCAAGGGTATCCTCGACGAATTGCGCGCGCAGAATTTCAAAGGCAACATCTCCATCGAATACGAGAACAACTGGGACAACTCGGTGCCCGACGTCGCCCAGTGCATCGGTTTTGTGCGCGGGTATCTCGCGATGTTGCCCGCGAAGTAGGGCCGCAGCCGCGCCGCCGGCGCGACACGCCAACCCGCGCGCCCTGCCCCCCTCGCGACACGGGGCGCGGCGGCAGGATTGCATCGCTTGACCAACTTTCCGCGACGATGAGCGTCACGACTCCGCCACGCGACCGTGTCCATCCCCGCGCTTCGGCGGTTGCAATGCTCTGCGGAGTCGCGCTCCTCGCCGGTGCGATGCAACCGCAGGCTTCAGACTGGCCGCAATTCCTCGGGCCGACGCGCAACGGCATTTACCCCGGCACAAACCTTGCGCCGGCGTGGCCGAAAGACGGCCCGCCCGTGGTGTGGCAGAAAGCCGTGGGCCAGGGCTACAGCGGTCCTGTGGTCGCGCGGGGCAAACTCATCCTGTTCCATCGCCGCGGTGGCGAGGAAATCGTCGAGGCGCTCGACGCGCGCGACGGCAGGCCGCTCTGGGCGTTTCCGTATCCGACGAGCCACGTGGACCAGTATCCCTCCGGCGACACC from Verrucomicrobiota bacterium includes the following:
- a CDS encoding HAD-IA family hydrolase — translated: MRAGCPNVAAMSPLRRVHAITLDVGGTLIEPWPSVGHVYAEVAAQHGVWPVDVDELNRRFGAAWRARRDFHHTPAEWFDLVRQTFGTEARRLPGTFFPAVYARFEEPGAWRLCPDALPALDALASRGVRLGVISNWDERLEPLLRALRLRSFFEVVTVSCDVGFTKPSSVIFEQAVRKFGLPAGRILHVGDSAREDAEGASGAGLQALHLDRSRTTAPKDGRIAALTELDGLVGVAAPAGRP
- a CDS encoding sugar phosphate isomerase/epimerase, which encodes MNLDRLPQLLAASCLLAAPAAFAANEIPAGHRIGPFAIGVQAYTFNRFSAFEAIEKTEAAGGKVIEFYPGQRLSKEEPMVKWGHDASDEVIARVKEKLARHKIRAVNYGVVAIPTDEAQARKVFEFAKKMELYAITTESDGSIDMIEKLVKEFDIRVGFHEHAKRANNPNYKLWDPNYVLGLVKDRDARIGACADTGHWVTSGLQPVDCLRILKGRIISLHLKERSEIGKQLPDTIFGTGVSNIKGILDELRAQNFKGNISIEYENNWDNSVPDVAQCIGFVRGYLAMLPAK